acacattcgcacactgcccgtagaccactatttcatctattcggatagtctcagctccgttgaggcgattcgatcgatgaaactgatgaagcgctcttcccattttttgctggaaatttcagggatattgggcgctttgatcgaaaattcgtacaggattaccttagcttggatcccgtctcattgtcttattcaaggcaatgagaatgcggactcattggctaaggtgggcgcgttacaaggtgaaatttttgagaggataataacttacaatgaatatttttcaatacctcgcactttagcgattaacgcttggcagtctagctgggataatggcacaaagggacgttggttccatacgattatccctaaggttccgacgaaggcatggtttaagcattttaacatgagtcgcgatttcattcgcgtggtttctcggctcatgtcaaatcactgccggcttgacgcgcatttgtttcgtatacaactagttacaagcaatgtttgtgtttgtggggatggctaccacgacattgatcatgttgtgtggacgtgtgaacggtttgatcgatcgagggcttggctactggatacccttagggcccgaagtaaactacctggggttccaattcgagacatcttggcaaacttagatcttgaatatttgtaccctatatacaaatatcttaaaatgtctgacttggtcgtttagtcctcttCCTCTCTGTCTTTACTCTATCTAATGCTCTTTTCGTCTATTCATTAGAACAACCTCTCGTCCGACCGGTTCGGTAACACCGGAATGAAGGCTGGCCAGGAACACAATACCTGCGGTAGCTTACGAAACCacgctacaggaagccaccaccgaCCAAAGACGGAAATCTGTTCTCGAGAGTGACCCTACACAATCCTCTTTCCCTCCCTCTTAGTTAATcaattaacagttgagtagccgcgacgattacggcccccctcttactaacacCACATAAAAGTGAAAGTGAAtactcggcaaaaaaaaaactttatgagttaaatgccttaataaagctacctgtaaataaaaaaaaaaaaaatattttcctaccctaaaattttggtttgattctaaacattttaAGTAATTGGCAGAAAAATTTGCATGACATTTTCATTGATGCAATAATTTCGCGGTCCCCCttcatattaaaataaaaatttaataagagTTGTTTTATACAAATGTTTCATCTAACCCTACTGTTGCATGATGTCCCGTTTGACGGTTAACGTATTAAGcaaaggttgccaaaaaatttttagcacttatccgggccggacattagattgaaaaattgtcgaccaaaaatccaaaaaatatcaaGGCAAATTGAACAATctaggcaaaatccgggctttttcaatgatatccgggcaaccggactttttaaaattttgtttgaaatatccgtgcaaacccggataaatccgggcaatatggcAACTCAATCCTATGCTAAATTTCCTTCCATTTGCTAGATAAGTTCTCAAGTGATGACACAAAAATTCCAACCACCTCTTTGGAAGAAGGGGTGGGGGGGGTTTCAAATTAATCAtagaacatttctcgtattcaaatcaCCCTCCCATGCAGTTACCCGTttgctttattaatttttgataattatatgAAACCACCTCTCCTCCTTCCTATCTTCCCaactggggggggggggggcggtagGGGGGTAGAACCTCGCCAAATTAGCTGATTagctgattaatttttttttttttttcaataaaatgttatttatttatttaataaatagcTAAGCAGTCTATCCAATCCGACGAAACGAATTGAAACGAACAAAATACTcgatttctacaaagttttatttattttttccttcgtaattttcggaaaaatcgaaagggAGAGGGGAGGCTTGAAATGATGATTTCATATTTGTTCCAGTCAATGGAAACATCCAATTATTCTATTAACGGTAGAATAAGAATCCAATTGAGTAAAAGAGGTCGATTACGATTTTTAGAAATACAATAAAAACTCACGATCAAGAACTGCTATGCTATGACAGAAAGCGATAACACAAAACAAATATAATatcatttttaacatattttggcatTTATATGATgcatatgattttattttttgacgtCAAATAGAACCAAAAACGGTTAAATATCATAACTTTGCTAAGTTTTCTGTTTTACTAGGTTTTGTAATAAATCagttttcatttcgtttttaAGCTTAACTTAATCTGTactttttcgacaaaatttgaatcatcaatCGTTTCTATAAGGCCAACGTTATATACGTATAAACGGCCGTAACTTGGAGCAACTTAatcaaagatttgaaaacatttatttaaaaaaatccactgtTTAAAAGCCAAGATATATTTTAATTGCACTCCAGGtaagtaagcaatcatatttgtcgaaggtcATTCAAAGTTGCACGTTACAGAAAGGCTACAAtcttataaaaacttatcaaccatgccttaggggcctaGATCGGGTACATTTGCCctaattgaaaaatcatttgatattctcaaaatatttttttttaatttagattttaaaatctaaCATTTATTCCAAAATCCACCTACTTTGAAACATTCCCTCTCCAATTTAATGACGTGCGAGTTTTTCGAGCACAGCTTTGCAAACACGCCTGCAAACACGTGTTTTGAAAACGgctgtaaaaaagttattattaaaatgtGTTGATTCCATTCCTGTTTACATAGCCTTGTATTATTCTCAATAGGTTTTTTATCTCGTTGAATAGTAATATAAAAGAAGCCcaatattcagattcaaattttaaacttggccGTCCATTTCAATCATGAAGCTGTTATGCGGAGGTAAGTAAAAGTTAGTTCGGAAGTTCgttgaaatgaattgaaaagtattttaattttttcagcaattgtCTTAGCGCTGGTGCAATCCTCGCTTCAAGCTACCGATTACTGTACTGCAAACCTTTGTAAAACTGGCGTTAAACATGTGGGTTGCAATCCACCTGCCGCGTTTGGAAAACCTGGAGGAGCCTTCGTACCACTTGATGCCGCCAAACAAGCCCTGATTTTAAGTGAACACAACAAACTGAGGAACAAAATTGCTTTAGGATTGGAGAAAAATAGCGCTGGAGTAGCATATCTTCCGGCCGCTAGAATGACTACCATGGTGAATAACCAAATGGCGATTTAACTGTAAACTGTAgactgaaatttcaattttacttCCAGCAATGGGACGCAGAGTTGGCAACCTTAGCTTCGATAAATGCCAAGCAGTGCGTAATGAAACACGATTCTTGCCGTAACACCGTTGTTTACAAATACTCTGGTCAAAATCTGGCCAGTTATGGCACCACTGCCTCCACTGTCAATGCAACTGCACAGCTTATCTCAATGATTGGCAATTGGTACAAAGAATCTGCAAACGCCAATCCCCAATTCATCGATGCGTACCCATCTGCTGCTCCGCCGTaagtataatttatttttggttcctcatgaaaacgtttctaaaattttaacaataaacAGGGCCGTTATTGGACATTTTACCCAAGTGGTCAAGGACATTTCGGATCGTGTAGGGTGCGGTATGACCACCTGGAAGGAAAATGGCTGGAACAATCTGCTGTTGGCATGCAACTACGCGAGAACCAATATTTTGGGAGAAGCAACTTACGTGAAGGGAACGACGGCGTCGAAATGCACCACCGGTAAAAATACACAGTTCCCGGGTTTGTGCAGCGTGAAGGAAGTTGTCAAATATTGAGGTTGAATAAATCagatgaaaattaaacaaaattgaattatcGCGTTTCTCATTAGTTGGagtatttttcttgattttggaaGTGTATTTTCTGATTtgggccggaacaaatttcaaatccttcttttgtcactcggagttgaaacACCGCGAGcaggggacaataaaaaataatgcgaaaaataaataaattggaataaattgcacgaaaacttgtaaatttggaaggggggggggggggggggtgacaaaagaagaaattgatatttgctaTCCAGCCTTATTGATTTGGTTTAGGGGTTCAGACGTAACTCACTTGTTCCTCACCGATTTATcgcaattttgttgaatatcACAATAGACTGAATcaatttggtgtcatttttgaatttctcaaaccctggagtctaaaaagcttcgttttggttcgaaaatcatccatgattttttgcagatttttaagtaacgtttacataaataaataagaacTTTTAGGATTGTGTGgggaaatagaatattttgtactgaaaaatcaacatcatcttTGTTTCTTCAGGAGAATTAAGCCCGATGTATCTTGatgttttcaattgattttcgcTCGAACGAAAGCTACAGACACCTCTTTCTAAAGTCTTATAACTATTTACTGGAAGATCATTGAAAAGTGTGGTCTTCATACCATTAAGAAGGACGTTCCACAAAATTTGTCGAACAATCGGTGTCCAATTGTTCAAGTTAGAGCCAAAAACGATGTTTTTGCCGATTCGCTAAAATAGATTGAGGCTTATTAGTATAATAATTTGTGCGAACCTTTGGAAATGATCGATTAAGTTCAAAATTGGCATGAGGATGCCGGGATAAGGAAAGTCAACTGGAAGTGCATATGGAagtcttattttgtttttgtattctggttgaatttttaatcaatttcaatAATATAACAGGTGTTTGATTTTCTCATAGGTATTATTTCTTTGCAAAACAGTTACATTTTATTTCACAGCTGGAAAATTGTACTGCTACGTGCAGGGCTGCCAGGTATCCAAAAATTCttgtaaaaagttttaatcaatATGAGATTaattatttggcaaataattcCGTTTATCTATAAACGAATTCCTCAAAGacttgatttcattttaaaataatttctgattgcctaaaattttttttctgtaaattaaCGTTATATAGGTAACTTATAACACCCACAAATGTTCAGCAACGCATAAAAGTGTAAAATAAACAGACTGGATTTTCCAGAAgtacagagaacagacgtacaagctcgaacaaaaaatcgtcaaaaagtgtgtaaaatttcagatGCTATCCccaaaaaaatacggtataaattgactacaaacagtgccatctattgcgtcgttcaaaagttacaaatcaacaaGTGACTTTAAAGTGCCCAGATTTCGAAAAGGCTTTGTCATATATAAACTCACAAGAAATCTGTCCAATGTCACAGTAAAATAAAAGGCTTTTATTTGCGGGATAaatgaaattagatttttttttaaaagacatacaccgtcttagccgatttaggctttacagactgaataaatgacatggacaacttaagattaacattaaacacccagtaccgggatgggaatcgaacccatgccatcagcggaccagcgattaccgtctttccaccctaaccactcgaccaccgagacgtaccgaGATTTACTTTTAACAGggcgaaatttcactttctttatcCATGCACTACTAAGAAAGTTAATTTAACTTATAGCATTGGTATAAGTTTTCGCACTTCTTAAACAGTGATTTATGTTGGAAAACGCATCGCCTATATTCAGTCAAATATATAAACagtcttgacgatcagtctcacCCGTCTCACCCAGAAGTACTGATTCTAGGCATTTCAAAACGGGCTACTTTCACATATCACTTTAGCAACCCGCTgtttaaaactttgtatttctaacaaatttggaAGATAAAACTTAAAGGcaacttttaagatatttttttataatgcaaTATGATGAACGTATTACAAAACTAcatcaacagcgattttcttgaagtATGCGAAGCTAATACGACCTGTTGAAAACTAACTGAAATTCGGTCATTTTCTCAGCTTTGTTTTAACAGTTCTCTTTGGTATGTTTGGAGACATcgggtggcccagccaaaaaataaaaattagttcaaaaaggtTGTTggaattttacacaagtttcgtgggctagcttgtacgtgtGTTCTCTGTGGTATTATGTCCATTTTGAGCGTCTTTTCGCTcctaaattttctaataaacaaatttatccCCACGTTTGGCGCTTCGAGAGTGTGAAAGAGACAGAGGctcttattctgcgccgcgcgtgacgtgatgatagtcgagtcacccaagtcactctattccagtagtcggtttaggtgaggaacgtcacttcggatgaactttgtgagttctaaccctattctcgtagtcaccgtgggtgagaattgtCGCATttgggtgacgattttaggtgacaatagtcggtaccttttcaggaggtgacaagataaaaatgaaatgaaaaattgcgATAATTACTGTAAAGAAGTTGTTTGTtgttaaaattcaatcaaaacttaTTACCTAGCatgttttaaagcttaaaaatcatcaataattttttaaacgatACGAGAATTTCTTATAAACGTGTTGGAGATTAAGGGGACTGGTTTTATTGAAAGGGGTTTCTGTTGCCAAATCTCCCTGGCATCATGCAATCTAACTGAGGCCAGGAGGATATGTGCACGGTGCGAGTTTTCTGGTCCATCCGGGCTCGGGCCAGCTTAGTCTTCAGCACCTGAATGAACGGTTCCATATCTGCCCTTATTCACTTGATggcaatcaaaatttgattgcaaACTTCAATAAAACAACAATATCTTCTATTAAAGTCGAAATCATTATTTCTGGCTTTTAGCGACTAATTATAACCTACCGCAATTGCTTGTTTGATATGGTTTGTAAGCTACTTATATTCTTCTTTtgtgattttaaaatatgaaaggcCTAGCAATAAATAATCTATGCTAATCAGCTAAATCATTTTTTAGCAATTAAATCAAGGAAAATTCTGCTCCAAAACTACATCGGCAGTAACTTAACTcattaatctgaatctgaatggaAATTAAATTCGTTTGCGATGCTGCTGACCAACAAAAGATGCATTGGCCTATTGGCGTTGCTAAAGGAGTCGGTATTATTTGCACTAGGCGAAACGTAGGCGCGGGTTTCCTTCTTGAATCATCATCTATTGATGCATTGGTTCCATGCAAAACTCCTCCACCAGGTGCCTGCAGAGTTGTACTTTTATGAACGCGCCAGTGTCATCATCCTTAAAGGGAACGGagaaatgttcaatttttttttgttggatctagcaaaaaattgagaaactgaTTGGTTCCTCCCAGCGTGTGCTAGTTTTTGCTGAAATGAAAACGAATTAAACAGCAACTTATTTAATCGACCTGAAACAGCAGCTAAGGTTTTCGAAGAAATCCGGAAGtttaacattggtttttttaagGCTACAGCCTACCACTTCTGCATTTATGTGGATTTTATCTCCAGTTCGGTGCTGTTTCCGGGCCCACGTTGAGCTTGCATATACAGCAATtatgaaaacaccaattttaCAGCAGCATTTgtcccatttttggtttcaatcAGCTTGCTGAAACCGTACAAACCGATACTGGTCCCGGAAGAAGTGGAATTTTCACTCGTTatttaataattcaattttcaaaattcgtaATGTACAAACCGGCACAAACAATTAGCACAAATTTCGCCAtattgacagatgtgttcatttggtcactcacctagaatgaacctcCGTCACTTTACCCgtatcgactccgggaataaggtgacaaatctcacggtgactcgatgtgacaatcgtcacctcatgcgcggcgcagaataagggccagaGATTATCCAATATCATAACGACTATCActcaattgtttttcaaaatttgacctAGAAAAACAAAAGCAATTCTGCACTTAGACTCAATCTTAGTATTCAGCGGGGGCTCAATGGGTTCATTGGGTTTATTTCACTACCAGTACAGTGAATTTAATATCAATAAACAATATAACATTATTATTTATGAAATGTGTTTCTTGGTTAAGTCAAAACCAGGGATGAGAATGTCATCCAAAAGACAGTCGCGATCGTGACAGtcgcataacattttccaataACATTCGAAAATGTCGCAATGACATTGACGGTcatccaaaaaaatgttaaacgactggaaaaaatgtcattcgattttgcaatgacagtcgctcagaaaaatgtcatcgaattattcatctcgataacatttttgacttgcgacagtcgaagattctgttggtcctctgactgtcggaatgacatttttgaattttcgattccgtgactgtcacggaaaaattttaaaaatgtcatggTTTTGACAGTCATGACATTCATTGGCCAcagccaatctggccggttccgaaacccggaaaatcaaaatgatcagattttaacttgcgacacatcattggaaagctcttggcctgcatatgataagaaatgataggaaaagtggttcggggccatccggtcctggccacggccaatctggtctgttccgaaatccggaaaatcaaaatgatcagattttaacttgcgacacatcattagaaagctcttggcctgtatatgatggaaattgataggaaaagtggttcggggccatctggtcctggccacggccaatctggccggttccgaaatccggaaaatcaaaatgatcagattttaacttgcgacacatcattggaaagctcttggcctgtacatggtgggaattgataggaaaagtggttcggggccatctggttctggccacggccaatctggccggttccgaaatccggaaaatcaaaatgatcagattttaacttgcgacacatcattagaaagctcttggcctgtatatgatggaaattgataggaaaagtggttcggggccatctggtcctggccacggccaatctggccggttccgaaatccggaaaatcaaaatgatcagattttaacttgcgacacatcattggaaagctcttggcctgtacatggtgGGAATttataggaaaagtggttcggggccatctggttctggccacggccaatctggccggttccgaaatccagaaaatcaaaatgatcagattttaacttgcgacacatcattagaaggTCTTGGCCTGTATATGATggaaattgataggaaaagtggttcggggccatctggttctggccacggccaatctggccggttccgaaatccggaaaatcaaaatgatcagattttaacttgcgacacatcattggaaagctcttggcctgcatatgatgagaattgataggaaaagtggttcggagcCATCTGGTccttaacttgcgacacatcattggaaagctggttcggggccatctggtcctggccacggccaatctggccggttccgaaatccggaaaatcaaaatgatcagattttaacttgcgacacatcattggaaagctcttggcctgtacatggtgggaattgataggaaaagtggttcggggccatctggtcctggccacggccaatctggccggttccgaaatccggaaaatcaaaatgatcagattttaacttgcgacacatcattagaaagctcttggcctgtatatgatggaaattgataggaaaagtggttcggggccatctggtcctggccacggccaatctggccggttccgaaatccggaaaatcaaaatgatcagattttaacttgcgacacatcattggaaagctcttggcctgtacatggtgggaattgataggaaaagtggttcggggccatctggtcctggccacggccaatctggccggttccgaaatccggaaaatcaaaatgatcagattttaacttgcaacacatcattggaaagctcttggcctgtacatggtgggaattgataggaaaagtggttcggggccatctggtcctggccacggccaatctggccggttacgaaatccggaaaatcaaaatgatcagattttaacttgcgacacattattggaaagctcttggcctgtacatggtgggaattgataggaaaagtggttcggggccatctggtcctggccacggccaatctggccggttccgaaatccggaaaatcaaaatgatcagattttaacttgcgacacatcattagaaagctcttggcctgtataTGATagaaattgataggaaaagtggttcggggccatctggtcctggccacggccaatctggccggttccgaaatccggaaaatcaaaatgatcagattttaacttgcgacacatcattggaaagctcttggcctgtacatggtgggaattgataggaaaagtggttcggggccatctggtcctggccacggccaatctggccggttccgaaatccggaaaatcaaaatgatcagattttaacttgcgacacatcattggaaagctcttggcctgtacatggtgggaattgataggaaaagtggttcggggccatctggtcctggccacggccaatctggccggttccgaaatccggaaaatcaaaatgatcagattttaacttgcgacacatcattggaaagctcttggcctgtacatggtgggaattgataggaaaagtggttcggggccatctggttctggccacggccaatctggccggttccgaaatccggaaaatcaaaatgatcagattttaacttgcgacacatcattagaaagctcttggcctgtatatgatggaaattgataggaaaagtggttcggggccatctggtcctggccacggccaatctggccggttccgaaatccggaaaatcaaaatgatcagattttaacttgcgacacatcattggaaagctcttggcctgtacatggtgggaattgataggaaaagtggttcggggccatctggtcctggccacggccaatctggccggttccgaaatccggaaaatcaaaatgatcagattttaacttgcgacacatcattggaaagctcttggcctgtacatggtgggaattgataggaaaagtggttcggggccatctggtcctggccacggccaatctggccggttccgaaatccggaaaatcaaaatgatcagattttaacttgcgacacatcattggaaagctcttggcctgtacatggtgggaattgataggaaaagtggttcggggccatctggtcctggccacggccaatctggccggttccgaaatccggaaaatcaaaatgatcagattttaacttgcgacacatcattagaaagctcttggcctgtatatgatggaaattgataggaaaagtggtccggggccatctggtcctggccacggccaatctggccggttccgaaatccggaaaatcaaaatgatcagattttaacttgcgacacatcattggaaagctcttggcctgtacatggtgggaattgataggaaaagtggttcggggccatctggttctggccacggccaatctggccggttccgaaatccggaaaatcaaaatgatcagattttaacttgcgacacatcattagaaagctcttggcctgtatatgatggaaattgataggaaaagtggttcggggccatctggtcctggccacggccaatctggccggttccgaaatccggaaaatcaaaatgatcagattttaacttgcgacacatcattagaaagctcttggcctgtatatgatggaaattgatagaaaaagtggttcggggccatctggtcctggccacggccaatctggccggttccgaaatccggaaaatcaaaatgatcagattttaacttgcgacacatcattggaaagctcttggcctgtacatggtgggaattgataggaaaagtggttcggggccatctggtcctggccacggcgccggttccgaaatccggaaaatcaaaatgatcagattttaacttgcgacacatcattggaaagctcttggcctgtacatggtgggaattgataggaaaagtggttcggggccatctggtcctggccacggccaatctggccggttccgaaatccggaaaatcaaaattatcagattttaacttgcgacacatcattggaaagctcttggcctgtacatggtgggaattgataggaaaaggggttcggggccatctggtcctggccacggccaatctggccggttccgaaatccggaaaatcaaaatgatcagattttaacttgcgacacatcattggaaagctcttggcctgtacatggtgggaattgataggaaaagtggttcggggccatctggttctggccacggccaatctggccggttccgaaatccggaaaatcaaaatgatcagattttaacttgcgacacatcattagaaagctcttggcctgtatatgatggaaattgataggaaaagtggttcggggccatctggtcctggccacggccaatctggccggttccgaaatccggaaaatcaaaatgatctgattttaacttgcgacacatcattggaaagctcttggcctgtacatggtgggaattgataggaaaagtggttcggggccatctggtcctggccacggccaatctggccggttccgaaatccggaaaatcaaaatgatcagattttaacttgcgacacatcattagaaagctcttggcctgtacatgatggaaattgataggaaaagtggttcggggccatctggtcctggccacggccaatctggccggttccgaaatccggaaaatcaaaatgatcagattttaacttgcgacacatcattggaaagctcttggcctgtacatggtgggaattgataggaaaagtggttcgagGCCATCTGgttctggccacggccaatctggccggttccgaaatccggaaaatcaaaatgatcagattttaacttgcgacacatcattggaaagctcttggcctgcatatgatgagaattgataggaaaagtggttcggggccatctggtcctggccacggccaatctggccggttccgaaacccggaaaatcaaaatgatcagattttaacttgcgacacatcattagaa
This sequence is a window from Uranotaenia lowii strain MFRU-FL chromosome 3, ASM2978415v1, whole genome shotgun sequence. Protein-coding genes within it:
- the LOC129754690 gene encoding antigen 5 like allergen Cul n 1-like, which codes for MKLLCGAIVLALVQSSLQATDYCTANLCKTGVKHVGCNPPAAFGKPGGAFVPLDAAKQALILSEHNKLRNKIALGLEKNSAGVAYLPAARMTTMQWDAELATLASINAKQCVMKHDSCRNTVVYKYSGQNLASYGTTASTVNATAQLISMIGNWYKESANANPQFIDAYPSAAPPAVIGHFTQVVKDISDRVGCGMTTWKENGWNNLLLACNYARTNILGEATYVKGTTASKCTTGKNTQFPGLCSVKEVVKY